A single window of Thermoleophilaceae bacterium DNA harbors:
- a CDS encoding sensor histidine kinase, whose protein sequence is MTRHEHPQDFHHAALLYADDSSYAEALTPFIRAGLEADEPVLVMVPGRKVELLRDALGSDADEVRFADMTEVGANPARIIPVWGEFAADHAASGRRMRGIGEPIWSDRTPAELVECQRHEALINVAFEGATAMDLVCPYDENALEPAVIEEAYRTHPVLLDERGSFLDCSTYVGTHTIAKPFAQPLPDPPPDAHLLRFDAGTLEGVRVFVTANATAAGLDLQRCEDLVLAVHELATNSIRHGGGGGVLTMWTDDDAVLAEVRDSGHIDQPLAGREPPRSDQIGGHGLWLVNQLCDLIQMRTFPTGSVVRVHMRRGRAD, encoded by the coding sequence ATGACCAGGCACGAGCACCCGCAGGACTTTCACCATGCGGCGCTTCTGTACGCCGACGACAGCTCGTACGCGGAGGCCCTTACGCCGTTCATCCGCGCGGGCCTCGAGGCCGACGAGCCGGTACTCGTGATGGTGCCCGGGCGCAAGGTCGAGCTGCTGCGCGATGCGCTCGGATCCGACGCGGACGAGGTGCGGTTCGCCGACATGACCGAGGTGGGCGCGAATCCGGCACGCATCATCCCCGTGTGGGGAGAGTTCGCGGCGGACCACGCGGCTTCCGGGCGGAGGATGCGCGGCATCGGTGAGCCCATCTGGTCCGACCGCACGCCCGCCGAGCTCGTGGAATGCCAGCGCCACGAGGCGCTCATCAACGTGGCGTTCGAGGGCGCCACCGCGATGGACCTGGTCTGCCCCTACGACGAGAACGCGCTCGAGCCCGCAGTGATCGAAGAGGCGTATCGCACCCATCCGGTGCTGCTCGACGAGCGCGGGAGCTTCCTCGACTGCTCCACGTACGTGGGCACCCACACGATCGCGAAGCCGTTCGCGCAGCCGCTGCCGGATCCGCCGCCAGACGCGCATCTGCTGCGGTTCGACGCCGGCACGCTCGAGGGCGTGCGGGTGTTCGTGACCGCTAACGCCACCGCGGCGGGCCTCGATCTCCAGCGATGCGAGGACCTCGTGCTGGCGGTGCACGAGCTCGCCACCAACAGCATCCGCCACGGTGGTGGCGGCGGTGTGCTGACGATGTGGACCGACGACGACGCGGTGCTCGCCGAAGTGCGCGACAGCGGGCACATCGACCAACCGCTGGCGGGCCGCGAGCCGCCGCGGTCCGATCAGATCGGCGGGCACGGACTCTGGCTCGTGAACCAGCTCTGCGACCTCATCCAGATGCGCACCTTCCCCACCGGCAGCGTGGTGCGCGTGCACATGCGCCGGGGCCGGGCGGACTAG
- a CDS encoding Crp/Fnr family transcriptional regulator, with protein sequence MLDFDPGLAEGLDPETEALARAAAVARVDMIEPGEWRGDEDYPDSAGHLGLLILDGLLAREVHVGNRTCAELLGPGDILRPWVAIAGHSSVPLESHWTAVDTVRVAVLDRRFMNTMVRYPEVVGAILDRVMVRSRWLSFHLAVCHLKRIETRLLVVLWHFADRWGRVGPNGVTVPIRITHQLLAGVVGAQRPSVTTALSALRRSGEVERLPDGSWRLHGDPPQEFGDVHSAAAGRPYRDKEDGADSA encoded by the coding sequence GTGCTCGATTTCGACCCCGGGCTCGCGGAGGGGCTCGACCCGGAGACAGAGGCCCTGGCCAGGGCCGCTGCCGTGGCACGCGTGGACATGATCGAGCCCGGCGAGTGGCGCGGCGACGAGGACTACCCCGACAGCGCCGGCCACCTCGGCCTTCTGATCCTCGACGGTCTGCTCGCGCGCGAGGTTCACGTGGGCAACAGGACCTGCGCGGAGCTGCTCGGGCCCGGGGACATCCTCAGGCCGTGGGTGGCCATCGCGGGGCACTCCTCGGTGCCGCTGGAGTCGCATTGGACCGCGGTCGACACGGTGCGTGTGGCGGTGCTCGACCGGCGCTTCATGAATACGATGGTGCGCTACCCGGAGGTGGTGGGGGCGATTCTCGACCGCGTGATGGTCCGCTCCCGCTGGCTCAGCTTCCATCTCGCGGTGTGTCATCTCAAGCGGATCGAGACGCGCCTGCTCGTCGTGCTCTGGCATTTCGCGGACCGCTGGGGACGCGTGGGCCCCAACGGCGTGACAGTTCCGATCCGGATCACGCACCAGCTCCTCGCCGGCGTGGTGGGGGCTCAGCGGCCATCGGTGACCACGGCTCTCTCGGCGCTGCGGCGCAGCGGCGAGGTGGAGCGCCTACCGGACGGCAGCTGGCGCCTGCACGGCGACCCGCCGCAGGAGTTCGGTGATGTGCACAGCGCCGCCGCCGGGCGCCCCTACCGCGACAAGGAGGACGGCGCGGACAGCGCCTGA
- a CDS encoding SigB/SigF/SigG family RNA polymerase sigma factor, whose amino-acid sequence MATQTIPARRRSPGAGRHSTPIPTRARCEAAREDPEARLFARYRRDGDPAARRELIERFLPLARRLAARYQGGGEPLDDLAQVASLGLVKAVDGFDPSRGLRFSSYAVPTILGELRRHFRNTTWSIHVPRGIQERTLRVNEAIDYLSTQLGESPPVQAVAAEVGLTVEEVLEAMEARAAHETASLDSPVAWSDDAAVTLGDSLGREDSGFELVEDSMTVNRALRTLPERQRVILHLRFAEDLTQREIAERTGISQMHVSRLIRQALEQVRDQALSAPSSLSR is encoded by the coding sequence TTGGCGACTCAGACAATCCCGGCACGTCGCCGCTCCCCCGGCGCCGGCCGCCATTCCACTCCCATTCCCACTCGCGCTCGTTGTGAGGCCGCTCGAGAAGATCCCGAGGCCAGACTGTTCGCGCGCTACCGCCGTGACGGCGACCCGGCCGCGCGACGCGAGCTGATCGAACGCTTTCTCCCGCTGGCCAGGCGCCTGGCCGCCCGCTACCAGGGCGGCGGCGAGCCGCTCGACGATCTCGCTCAGGTGGCCAGCCTGGGCCTCGTGAAGGCGGTGGACGGCTTCGATCCGAGCCGTGGTCTGCGCTTCTCGAGCTACGCGGTGCCCACCATCCTGGGCGAGCTGCGGAGGCATTTCCGCAACACCACGTGGTCGATCCACGTGCCGCGCGGAATCCAGGAGCGCACGCTACGGGTGAACGAGGCGATCGACTATCTCTCCACCCAGCTTGGCGAGTCGCCACCCGTGCAGGCGGTGGCCGCGGAGGTCGGGCTCACCGTGGAGGAGGTGCTCGAGGCGATGGAGGCGCGCGCCGCTCACGAGACGGCGTCGCTCGACTCGCCGGTGGCGTGGAGCGACGACGCCGCCGTGACGCTCGGCGACTCACTCGGCCGCGAGGACAGCGGCTTCGAGCTCGTGGAGGACAGCATGACGGTGAACCGCGCGCTGCGAACTCTTCCCGAGCGCCAGCGCGTGATCCTGCATCTGCGCTTCGCCGAGGACCTCACACAGCGCGAGATCGCCGAGCGCACGGGCATCTCCCAGATGCACGTGTCGCGGCTGATCCGGCAGGCGCTCGAGCAGGTGCGCGATCAGGCGCTGTCCGCGCCGTCCTCCTTGTCGCGGTAG
- a CDS encoding class II glutamine amidotransferase, translating into MPAPLPAARLDGDASFMCRWLAYIGSPVLIEQALYTPKHSLIDQSLHSRLGAETTNGDGFGIGWYDAEPTPGVFHSVEPAWNDANLRELTGHVRSPLFFAHIRAAIGSPVQQTNCHPFRHDRWLWMHNGFIAEFPELKRDLVLAVDEELFPEIRGSTDSEVLFHIALSLGLDQDPPTAVGRAIGVVEAVGRKHGVEFPFQGTIATSNGRRLWAFRYSSEGKSRSLFFSRDVRTLRELYPQREILRQLSDDARLVVSEPIGDLPGAWHELPEASYGVVGQGESALMPFEVHPPELAAATV; encoded by the coding sequence ATGCCCGCACCCTTGCCGGCCGCCCGCCTCGACGGCGATGCTTCGTTCATGTGCCGCTGGCTTGCCTACATCGGCTCGCCCGTCCTCATCGAGCAGGCCCTCTACACGCCGAAGCACTCGCTGATCGATCAGAGCCTGCACTCGCGGCTCGGGGCCGAGACCACGAACGGCGACGGCTTCGGGATCGGCTGGTACGACGCGGAGCCCACGCCCGGCGTGTTCCACAGCGTGGAGCCCGCGTGGAACGACGCGAATCTCCGCGAGCTCACGGGCCATGTGCGATCGCCTCTCTTCTTCGCGCACATCCGCGCGGCCATCGGATCGCCGGTGCAGCAGACGAACTGCCATCCCTTCCGCCACGACCGCTGGCTGTGGATGCACAACGGCTTCATCGCGGAGTTCCCGGAGCTCAAGCGCGACCTCGTGCTCGCGGTGGACGAGGAGCTCTTCCCAGAGATCAGGGGCTCGACGGACAGCGAGGTGCTCTTCCACATAGCCCTCAGCCTCGGGCTCGATCAGGATCCGCCCACGGCCGTGGGACGCGCGATCGGGGTGGTGGAGGCGGTTGGCCGCAAACACGGCGTGGAGTTCCCGTTCCAGGGCACGATCGCCACGAGCAACGGCCGCCGCCTGTGGGCGTTCCGCTATTCGAGCGAGGGGAAGTCGCGCTCGCTGTTCTTCTCGCGGGACGTCCGCACACTCAGGGAGCTCTATCCGCAGCGGGAGATCCTCCGGCAACTGTCGGATGACGCCCGGCTGGTGGTATCGGAGCCGATCGGCGATCTTCCGGGTGCGTGGCACGAGCTGCCCGAGGCCAGCTATGGGGTCGTGGGACAGGGCGAATCCGCTCTCATGCCCTTCGAGGTGCACCCACCGGAGCTCGCGGCGGCCACTGTCTGA
- a CDS encoding PHP domain-containing protein, with translation MPHTRRVDNPAIADQLDAFASLLELADANPYTARAYRRAAATIRGVAVPVADLVRSGRVRELRGIGPGIEARLRELVETGQIAELEELERELAPDLIGLGRFLGLGAKRSLDLARALDVRTADELREAAAAGRLRSVPGIGPKTEARLLEALDREPDKRTARGLLINRAWELVGGIAAALGGEVAGDPRRWRDSCERLAVVCAADDPAPLLARFIELPQIVALVDQSDGRALGVTVDGVPVELCVASPAAFGSALLRATGSSEYVAALGDVPDAPDEHGAYRLLGIPWCPPELREQPFAGTPPPLLEPGDIRGDLHCHSTWSDGRASVGEMGRAARERGYEYLAICDHTPAVGAVRGLTPDDVRRQAEEVAAANEELAPFRVLRGIECDILPDGRLDLPDDVLAELDWVQASVHGGQRRPRTELTKRVEEALRNPHVRCLSHPKGRLINHRPENALDLERTFELALEQGVALEVNGLPDRLDLSGEHVRDALRAGVKIVCSTDAHSTRGLGNMSLSVATARRGWATAEDVLNTRPLAEILEWRRG, from the coding sequence ATGCCGCACACTAGGCGGGTGGACAACCCCGCAATCGCGGACCAGCTCGACGCGTTCGCCTCTCTGCTCGAGCTCGCGGACGCCAATCCCTACACCGCGCGGGCGTACCGGCGTGCCGCGGCCACGATCCGTGGAGTCGCCGTGCCGGTGGCCGACCTGGTGCGCTCCGGCCGCGTGCGGGAGCTGCGCGGCATCGGCCCGGGGATAGAAGCGCGGCTGCGCGAGCTCGTGGAGACCGGCCAGATCGCCGAGCTGGAGGAGCTCGAGCGAGAGCTGGCGCCGGACCTGATCGGGCTCGGCCGCTTCCTGGGACTCGGCGCGAAGCGCTCGCTCGACCTCGCACGCGCGCTCGACGTTCGCACGGCCGATGAGCTGCGCGAAGCCGCGGCGGCGGGACGGCTTCGAAGCGTTCCCGGCATCGGCCCGAAGACCGAGGCGCGGCTGCTCGAGGCGCTCGACCGTGAACCCGACAAGCGCACCGCGCGCGGGCTCCTGATCAACCGCGCGTGGGAGCTTGTTGGCGGCATCGCCGCCGCGCTGGGCGGGGAGGTGGCGGGCGACCCGCGCCGCTGGCGCGACTCGTGCGAGCGCCTGGCCGTGGTGTGTGCGGCCGATGATCCCGCTCCGCTGCTGGCACGCTTCATCGAGCTCCCGCAGATCGTGGCCCTCGTGGACCAGAGCGATGGTCGCGCGCTCGGCGTGACGGTGGACGGCGTGCCGGTCGAGCTGTGCGTGGCTTCGCCCGCCGCGTTCGGCTCCGCGCTGCTGCGCGCCACGGGTTCGTCCGAGTATGTAGCCGCCCTCGGGGACGTGCCGGACGCGCCGGACGAACACGGCGCATACCGGCTGCTCGGCATTCCGTGGTGCCCGCCGGAGCTGCGCGAGCAACCATTCGCGGGCACGCCTCCGCCGCTCCTGGAGCCGGGCGACATCCGCGGTGATCTGCACTGCCACTCCACCTGGTCCGACGGGCGGGCGAGCGTGGGGGAGATGGGCCGCGCCGCCCGCGAGCGCGGCTATGAGTACCTGGCGATCTGCGACCACACGCCTGCCGTGGGCGCGGTGCGCGGGCTCACTCCAGACGACGTGCGGCGCCAGGCGGAGGAGGTGGCAGCGGCGAACGAGGAGCTCGCGCCGTTCCGCGTGCTGCGCGGAATCGAATGCGACATCCTGCCGGACGGGCGGCTCGACCTTCCGGACGACGTGCTGGCCGAGCTCGACTGGGTGCAGGCGAGCGTGCACGGCGGTCAGCGCCGCCCGAGGACCGAGCTCACGAAGCGGGTGGAGGAGGCTCTCCGCAACCCGCACGTTCGCTGCCTCAGCCACCCGAAGGGCAGGCTGATCAACCACCGGCCGGAGAACGCCCTCGATCTCGAGCGCACCTTCGAGCTCGCTCTCGAGCAGGGCGTGGCGCTCGAGGTGAACGGCCTGCCGGATCGCCTCGACCTGTCCGGCGAGCACGTTCGCGACGCGCTGCGGGCGGGGGTGAAGATCGTCTGCTCGACCGACGCCCACTCCACGCGCGGGCTCGGAAACATGAGTCTCTCGGTGGCCACGGCACGCCGCGGCTGGGCAACGGCTGAGGACGTTCTCAACACGCGGCCACTCGCCGAGATCCTCGAGTGGCGGCGGGGCTAG
- a CDS encoding phosphatidylglycerol lysyltransferase domain-containing protein: MASAVFRVERHELGPRLYVLGRRVHECHAGIVLVGLAATSLVLGWSLPAALPLTVLAIGSWFLWKDWHDLFPSLRDTTAWSTGVHRAPTPLRTRARAHGLATLAGIATVAMGLVNLTSALTPGVHSRMHLLLQLVPREVPVAAHALALSAGISLTILGVFLMRRRRGAWALAVTVLAAAGLVNLFKGLDVEEALANWALAGVLVWGRGAFHVLHRSSGWREPLLRSAAVVAGVVGTCAVTLVAASHWGSPGLTGGRALAEVKASLSLSGSPIHYRDPFDWVPVGLDMMWIGGALVVAWLLFRPLAAPRGLPPAELRPLARDLVQRHGSDTLSFFKLRADKHHFFDSSRRAFAGYRIEAGVLLVSGDPIGPADALPGLVRELCGFAEARGLAVGVVGASEEFATLASDAGLSSFYIGDEAIVELAAFSLEGRPIRKVRQAVTRARKAGFTATLQRMDELSEAELRELEELSNRWRGDEPERGFSMAIDSLRGDYLEGSSVLVARDADGAARGFLHFAPCYGRPAVSLGLMRRDRDSVNGLMEYLVVSAIVLLRERGVEEMSLNFAAFARLLRAPNGRRERLLGRLVALANPYFQIESLYRFNAKFSPRWQPRYLLYERRLLGFTRTGLAAMWAEGQLPRPIPRIAR; the protein is encoded by the coding sequence ATGGCCTCAGCCGTGTTCAGGGTTGAGCGCCACGAACTCGGTCCGCGCCTCTATGTGCTCGGACGCAGGGTCCACGAGTGTCATGCAGGGATCGTCCTGGTCGGCCTTGCCGCCACGAGCCTGGTCCTGGGCTGGTCGCTGCCCGCAGCGCTCCCCCTGACGGTGCTGGCGATCGGCAGCTGGTTCCTCTGGAAGGACTGGCACGACCTCTTCCCGAGCCTGCGCGACACCACCGCCTGGAGCACCGGCGTTCACCGCGCGCCCACTCCGCTGCGCACGCGCGCCCGCGCGCATGGGCTCGCCACGCTCGCCGGCATCGCCACCGTGGCGATGGGGCTTGTGAACCTCACCTCCGCGCTCACTCCCGGCGTGCATTCGCGGATGCACCTGCTGCTGCAGCTCGTGCCGCGCGAGGTGCCGGTTGCCGCGCACGCGCTCGCGCTGTCCGCCGGCATCTCGCTCACGATCCTCGGCGTATTCCTCATGCGCCGGCGCCGGGGCGCCTGGGCGCTCGCCGTGACCGTGCTCGCCGCGGCCGGGCTGGTGAACCTGTTCAAGGGCCTGGACGTGGAGGAGGCCCTCGCGAACTGGGCGCTGGCCGGTGTGCTCGTGTGGGGCAGAGGGGCATTTCACGTTCTTCACCGCAGCAGCGGCTGGCGCGAGCCTCTTCTGCGCAGCGCCGCGGTGGTGGCGGGCGTGGTTGGCACGTGCGCTGTCACCCTCGTGGCCGCGTCGCACTGGGGCTCGCCCGGGCTCACGGGCGGCCGAGCGCTGGCGGAGGTGAAGGCCTCGCTGAGCCTTTCTGGCTCGCCGATCCACTACCGCGATCCGTTTGACTGGGTGCCGGTGGGTCTCGACATGATGTGGATCGGCGGCGCGCTGGTGGTCGCCTGGCTGCTCTTCCGCCCGCTGGCGGCGCCCCGCGGCCTGCCGCCCGCCGAGCTGCGCCCTCTCGCGCGCGACCTCGTGCAGCGCCACGGCAGCGACACGCTCAGCTTCTTCAAGCTGCGCGCGGACAAGCACCACTTCTTCGACAGCTCGCGGCGCGCGTTCGCGGGCTACCGGATCGAGGCGGGCGTGCTGCTCGTTTCAGGCGACCCCATCGGTCCGGCGGATGCGTTGCCCGGCCTCGTGCGGGAGCTCTGCGGCTTCGCGGAGGCGCGCGGCCTTGCCGTGGGAGTGGTGGGAGCCAGCGAGGAGTTCGCGACTCTCGCCTCCGATGCAGGCCTCAGCTCGTTCTACATCGGCGATGAGGCGATCGTCGAGCTCGCCGCCTTCTCGCTGGAGGGCCGCCCGATCAGGAAGGTGCGGCAGGCCGTCACCCGCGCGCGGAAGGCCGGCTTCACGGCCACGCTGCAACGGATGGACGAGCTGTCCGAGGCGGAGCTCCGCGAGCTCGAGGAGCTGTCCAACCGCTGGCGTGGCGACGAGCCGGAACGCGGCTTCTCCATGGCGATCGACAGCCTTCGCGGCGACTACCTCGAAGGCAGCTCCGTGCTGGTCGCGCGAGACGCGGATGGCGCGGCGCGCGGCTTCCTCCATTTCGCCCCGTGCTATGGACGGCCCGCGGTGTCGCTCGGGCTGATGCGGCGCGACCGCGACAGCGTCAACGGCCTCATGGAGTACCTGGTGGTGAGCGCGATCGTGCTGCTGCGCGAGCGCGGAGTGGAGGAGATGTCCCTCAACTTCGCGGCGTTCGCCCGCCTGCTACGTGCGCCGAACGGGCGGCGCGAGCGGCTGCTCGGGAGGCTGGTGGCACTCGCCAATCCGTACTTCCAGATCGAGAGCCTGTACCGCTTCAACGCGAAGTTCTCGCCGCGCTGGCAACCGCGCTACCTGCTGTACGAGCGCCGCCTCCTCGGGTTCACGCGCACCGGCCTGGCGGCGATGTGGGCCGAGGGCCAGCTCCCGCGGCCGATCCCGCGGATCGCCCGCTGA
- a CDS encoding alpha/beta hydrolase: MELAFTDAGNGTPVVLLHGQPGNAGDWAPVIARLEKRVRAIAPDRPGYGRTAGRAVGFRENAKAVAELLDRLGIDSAVLAGHSWATAVALAAAVDFPERVRALVLAAPVAPGVPPSLADRALAHPVFGPAVARVGFRASGWGLAAAPVRKLARGAVPQLELSQIATSAEQWRRDGVWRSFYLEQRALIEELGSLEPSLDTIQQRALILHGPRDWITPPSHAARLAEVLPEAELLTVERAGHMLPQQRPDAVAEAILRAAEARR, encoded by the coding sequence ATGGAGCTGGCTTTCACCGACGCCGGTAACGGGACCCCGGTCGTGCTGCTGCATGGCCAGCCTGGCAACGCCGGTGACTGGGCTCCTGTGATCGCTCGGCTGGAGAAGAGGGTGCGGGCGATCGCGCCGGACCGCCCGGGATACGGCCGCACCGCCGGGAGAGCCGTGGGCTTTCGCGAGAACGCGAAAGCGGTGGCGGAGCTGCTCGACCGCCTCGGGATCGACTCCGCCGTGCTCGCGGGCCACAGCTGGGCCACCGCGGTGGCGCTTGCCGCGGCGGTGGATTTTCCAGAGCGCGTGCGGGCGCTCGTGCTGGCCGCTCCGGTGGCCCCGGGTGTCCCGCCGAGCCTCGCCGACCGGGCTCTGGCGCATCCGGTCTTCGGTCCCGCCGTGGCGCGGGTGGGGTTCCGGGCGAGCGGATGGGGGCTCGCGGCGGCTCCCGTTAGGAAGCTGGCGCGTGGCGCGGTGCCCCAGCTCGAGCTGAGCCAGATCGCCACGAGCGCCGAACAGTGGCGGCGGGACGGCGTCTGGAGGAGCTTCTACCTCGAGCAGCGCGCGCTGATCGAGGAGCTGGGGTCGCTCGAACCCTCACTCGACACGATCCAGCAACGCGCGCTCATCCTTCACGGTCCGCGCGACTGGATCACTCCGCCCTCTCACGCCGCCCGGCTCGCCGAGGTGCTGCCGGAAGCGGAGCTCCTGACCGTCGAGCGCGCCGGCCACATGCTGCCGCAGCAGCGTCCCGACGCCGTTGCCGAAGCGATCCTCAGAGCGGCCGAAGCGCGCCGCTAA
- a CDS encoding MFS transporter, whose protein sequence is MTATHDQGSPLPRDAGLVLTALILVAAVANLNLSVANVALPSIGKHFDSSQTMLDLIAVGYSLGLACSVLWLGALGDRYGRKLMLVWGTVLAVPMSLLAAFAPSDVVLVIARLGGGLCAGMAYPTTLALITALWAPGAGRTKSIALWSGVGGAIAALGPLFSGLLLEHHSWGSVFLLTLPLAVVAIYMAIRYVPAHVNEGTEPVDNAGGILSLVLVGALILAINFAPVPNATTLTLVLAGVAVLALALFYLRQRRAKNPLYDLEVAARPTFWVAACAGIIVFGSLMGAMFVGQQFLQNVLNYSTLDAGLAILPAAFCMVLVAPRSAKIVDARGARFTLLCGYVFVLLGFLAMLLLWKEGISYWKVGLAYALVGIGVGLAGTPASHSLTGSVPVKRVGMASGTADLQRDLGGAVMQSIFGALLTAGYAASAGAQIVASGKNVSSSVQAELTKSFSSAADTAQRYSGSVQQNIIAGAKTAFLQGDQWAYLAGIIAVLLGAVLVFFMFPRNAREKELLAEYQREDTQPGAAPAVPAGQPPSSTAIS, encoded by the coding sequence ATGACCGCCACGCACGATCAGGGCTCGCCCCTGCCTCGCGACGCCGGGCTGGTACTTACGGCGCTGATCCTCGTCGCGGCGGTGGCGAACCTCAATCTCTCGGTCGCGAACGTGGCGCTGCCGTCGATCGGCAAGCACTTCGACTCAAGCCAGACGATGCTCGACCTGATCGCGGTGGGCTACTCGCTCGGCCTCGCCTGCTCGGTGCTGTGGCTGGGCGCGCTCGGCGACCGCTACGGGCGCAAGCTGATGCTCGTCTGGGGCACGGTTCTCGCGGTGCCGATGTCGCTGCTCGCGGCATTCGCGCCGTCCGACGTGGTGCTCGTGATCGCGCGGCTCGGCGGCGGCCTCTGTGCCGGCATGGCGTACCCCACCACGCTTGCGCTGATCACGGCGCTGTGGGCGCCCGGAGCCGGACGCACGAAGTCGATCGCGCTGTGGTCCGGCGTGGGCGGCGCGATCGCGGCGCTCGGGCCACTCTTCTCCGGCCTGCTGCTCGAGCATCACTCCTGGGGCTCCGTCTTCCTGCTCACGCTGCCGCTGGCCGTTGTGGCCATCTACATGGCCATCCGCTACGTGCCCGCCCATGTGAACGAGGGAACCGAGCCGGTGGACAACGCCGGTGGCATCCTCTCGCTGGTGCTCGTGGGCGCCCTGATCCTGGCGATCAACTTCGCGCCGGTGCCGAACGCCACCACGCTCACCCTCGTGCTCGCCGGGGTCGCCGTGCTCGCGCTCGCGCTCTTCTACCTGCGCCAGCGCCGGGCGAAGAACCCGCTCTACGACCTGGAGGTGGCCGCGCGGCCCACGTTCTGGGTGGCCGCATGCGCGGGGATCATCGTGTTCGGCTCGCTCATGGGAGCGATGTTCGTGGGACAGCAGTTCCTGCAGAACGTGCTCAACTACTCGACACTCGACGCCGGGCTGGCGATCCTTCCCGCGGCGTTCTGCATGGTGCTGGTGGCTCCGCGGTCCGCCAAGATCGTCGACGCGCGCGGCGCGCGCTTCACGCTGCTGTGCGGGTACGTGTTCGTGCTGCTCGGCTTCCTGGCGATGCTCCTCCTGTGGAAGGAGGGCATCTCGTACTGGAAGGTCGGGCTCGCGTACGCGCTCGTGGGAATCGGCGTCGGACTCGCGGGCACGCCGGCGTCCCATTCGCTCACCGGCTCGGTTCCGGTGAAGCGGGTGGGCATGGCGTCCGGCACGGCCGACCTCCAGCGCGACCTGGGCGGCGCCGTGATGCAGTCGATCTTCGGCGCGCTGCTCACGGCCGGCTACGCGGCGTCGGCCGGAGCGCAGATAGTGGCGTCCGGCAAGAACGTGAGCAGCAGCGTGCAGGCCGAGCTCACGAAGTCGTTCTCGAGTGCCGCCGACACCGCGCAGCGCTACTCGGGGTCGGTCCAGCAGAACATCATCGCGGGGGCGAAGACGGCGTTTCTGCAGGGCGACCAGTGGGCCTACCTGGCGGGCATCATCGCCGTGCTGCTCGGGGCGGTGCTCGTGTTTTTCATGTTCCCGCGCAACGCCCGCGAGAAGGAGCTGCTGGCCGAGTACCAGCGCGAGGACACGCAGCCCGGCGCTGCCCCGGCCGTGCCGGCTGGTCAGCCGCCGAGCTCCACCGCCATCTCGTAG